The Anopheles coluzzii chromosome 2, AcolN3, whole genome shotgun sequence genome window below encodes:
- the LOC120953325 gene encoding soma ferritin — protein MMAKMNVVFVLGFVLVASAFATDLSANDCEINVEECSPTYSSFLSRSGKTVENDLKQYTSQLVDKSFHFLMMSSAFNKHSLDRPGFEKLYRKISDKAWADAIELIKYQSRRGSFGHLVQPSKGENYGKVLDVQELSSLQFALDYEKQMAKEAHAIHRKISHAHSKAGSNGSDDVYHYDPDAAHYLDENIIEYQSGVVRDLAGYVHNLKHFTSAKHAANDLGNHVFDEFLAKVE, from the exons atgatggCAAAGATgaatgttgtgtttgtgttgggcTTTGTGCTGGTGGCTTCCGCCTTTGCGACGGACCTTAGTGCAAATGACTGCGAAATCAACGTGG AGGAATGTTCGCCGACCTACTCCAGCTTTCTGTCGCGTTCCGGCAAGACGGTGGAGAACGATCTGAAGCAGTACACTAGCCAGCTGGTGGACAAATCGTTCCACTTCCTGATGATGTCGTCCGCGTTCAACAAGCACAGCCTGGACCGCCCCGGGTTCGAGAAGCTGTACCGCAAGATCAGCGACAAGGCCTGGGCGGATGCGATCGAGCTGATCAAGTACCAGAGCCGCCGCGGCTCGTTCGGCCATCTGGTGCAGCCGAGCAAGGGCGAAAACTACGGCAAGGTGCTGGACGTGCAGGAGCTGAGCTCGCTGCAGTTCGCGCTGGACTACGAGAAGCAGATGGCGAAGGAGGCGCACGCCATCCATCGCAAGATTTCGCACGCCCACTCGAAGGCCGGCTCGAACGGCTCGGACGACGTCTACCATTACGATCCGGACGCGGCCCACTACCTGGACGAGAACATCATCGAGTACCAGTCGGGTGTGGTGCGCGATCTGGCCGGCTACGTGCACAacctgaagcacttcacctcggCGAAGCACGCGGCCAACGATTTGGGCAACCATGTGTTCGACGAGTTCCTGGCTAAGGTGGAGTAA
- the LOC120953326 gene encoding ferritin subunit: MMKSIFFGIVALMFAAVVMQQDQASAQVTETDAPSSTDEWNYMNRSCSAKLQDQINKEFDAAIFYMQYGAYFAQYQVNLPGFEKFFFNAASEEREHGMKLIEYALMRGQKPIDRNSFSLNFANPAARVDAEQGSVALTALKAALAKEQEVTKSIRELIKICEEDHNDYHLVDYLTGEFLEEQHQGQRDLAGKITMLSKLLRTNPKLGEFMFDKQNM, from the exons ATGATGAAATCGATCTTCTTCGGAATCGTTGCCCTGATGTTCGCGGCTGTTGTGATGCAGCAGGACCAGGCATCGGCACAGGTTACCGAAACGGATGCCCCCTCAA GCACCGACGAATGGAACTACATGAACCGTAGCTGCTCCGCCAAGCTGCAGGACCAGATCAACAAGGAGTTCGATGCGGCCATCTTCTACATGCAGTACGGTGCCTACTTCGCCCAGTACCAGGTGAATCTGCCCGGCTTCGAGAAGTTCTTCTTCAACGCCGCCTCGGAGGAGCGCGAGCACGGCATGAAGCTGATCGAGTACGCGCTGATGCGCGGCCAGAAGCCGATCGACCGCAACAGCTTCTCGCTGAACTTC GCTAACCCGGCTGCCCGCGTCGATGCGGAACAGGGCTCGGTTGCGCTGACCGCCCTGAAGGCCGCCCTCGCCAAGGAGCAGGAGGTGACCAAGAGCATCCGCGAGCTGATCAAGATCTGCGAGGAGGACCACAACGACTACCATCTGGTGGACTACCTGACGGGCGAGTTCCTGGAGGAGCAGCACCAGGGCCAGCGCGATCTGGCCGGCAAGATTACCATGCTGAGCAAGCTGCTGCGCACGAACCCCAAGCTGGGCGAGTTTATGTTCGACAAGCAGAACATGTAA
- the LOC120953324 gene encoding potassium channel subfamily K member 9 yields the protein MKRQNIRTLSLVVCTFTYLLIGAAVFDALESETEARRWEFLKSVKASFVAKYNITPEDYHMIEIVITENKPHKAGPQWKFAGAFYFATVVLAMIGYGHSTPVTIGGKAFCMAYAMVGIPLGLVMFQSIGERLNKFASVVIRRAKKYLRCQQTEATEMNLMLATGLLSSVIITTGAAVFSRYEGWSYFDSFYYCFVTLTTIGFGDYVALQNDQALINKPGYVALSLVFILFGLAVVAASINLLVLRFMTMNAEDIRREEAEMQSSVDGLTTYECESTGKLLSCANLNYCSEIEEEDTSVCSCTCLGGNSFTTHEHEFLLDQGYHPADIITSTISLKRMSI from the exons ATGAAGCGGCAAAACATTCGCACCCTTTCGCTGGTGGTGTGCACGTTCACCTATCTACTGATCGGGGCCGCCGTGTTCGACGCACTGGAATCGGAAACCGAAGCACGCCGTTGGGAGTTTTTGAAAA GTGTTAAGGCGTCCTTTGTCGCGAAGTACAACATCACGCCGGAGGACTACCACATGATCGAGATCGTGATCACGGAGAACAAACCGCACAAAGCGGGACCCCAGTGGAAGTTTGCCGGCGCGTTCTACTTTGCCACGGTCGTGCTGGCGATGATCGGGTACGGCCACTCGACGCCGGTCACCATCGGCGGGAAGGCGTTCTGCATGGCGTACGCGATGGTCGGCATTCCGCTGGGGCTCGTCATGTTCCAAAGCATTGGCGAACGTTTGAACAAGTTTGCCTCGGTTGTAATACGCCGCGCGAAAAAATATCTGCGCTGCCAGCAGACGGAAGCTACCGAGATGAACCTGATGCTCGCAACCGGATTACTTTCGTCGGTTATTATTACGACCGGAGCGGCTGTGTTTTCACGCTACGAAGGATGGAGCTATTTCGACAGCTTCTACTACTGCTTTGTAACACTGACGACGATCGGCTTCGGTGACTACGTCGCGCTGCAGAACGACCAGGCGCTGATCAACAAGCCCGGCTACGTCGCGCTCAGCCTGGTGTTCATCCTGTTCGGGCTGGCCGTCGTCGCGGCCAGCATCAATCTGCTCGTCCTGCGCTTCATGACGAT GAATGCGGAAGACATCCGGCGGGAGGAGGCCGAAATGCAATCGTCCGTCGATGGGCTGACGACGTACGAGTGCGAATCGACGGGAAAGTTGCTCTCGTGCGCCAACCTGAACTACTGCTCGGAGATCGAGGAAGAGGACACCTCCGTCTGCTCGTGTACCTGCCTCGGTGGTAACAGTTTCACCACGCACGAGCACGAATTTCTGCTCGACCAAGGATATCATCCGGCCGATATCATCACGAGCACTATCAGCCTTAAGCGCATGTCGATCTAA